A genomic window from Planococcus rifietoensis includes:
- a CDS encoding SRPBCC family protein gives MEKHLPLAGWIGNLKAREDADMWSVRNTVFIDRRVKEVHHFATNPLLWYQWYAGLSEAENLIGTGKKGTSMNLKYYFFGRSLGLHVLVVENAAVKDGYIWRCLISGAFDATQTWRYLPKDGGTEIQFEMDYELPGSIFGKLANTIYIKKLMYNSVEQTLQNLKDISESE, from the coding sequence ATGGAAAAACACTTGCCGCTCGCCGGCTGGATCGGAAATTTGAAGGCAAGGGAGGATGCCGATATGTGGAGTGTGAGAAATACGGTTTTCATCGACAGACGGGTGAAAGAAGTCCATCATTTTGCTACTAATCCATTGCTCTGGTATCAATGGTATGCTGGATTGTCTGAAGCGGAGAATTTGATTGGCACGGGAAAGAAAGGAACGAGCATGAACTTAAAGTATTATTTCTTCGGAAGAAGCCTCGGATTGCATGTACTGGTAGTGGAAAATGCAGCGGTAAAAGACGGCTATATATGGCGCTGCCTGATTAGCGGCGCTTTTGACGCCACTCAAACTTGGCGCTATCTCCCGAAAGATGGCGGAACCGAAATTCAATTCGAGATGGACTATGAACTGCCCGGCAGCATATTCGGTAAATTGGCCAACACGATCTACATCAAGAAGCTTATGTACAACTCGGTTGAACAGACCTTGCAAAACTTAAAAGATATCAGTGAAAGTGAGTAG